A single window of Streptomyces griseoviridis DNA harbors:
- the panC gene encoding pantoate--beta-alanine ligase, with translation MTTALLRTADALHARTRAGRRAVVMTMGALHEGHATLIRTARDLAGPDGEVVVTVFVNPLQFGAGEDLDRYPRTLDADLEIAERCGADVVFAPSVDEVYPGGDPQVRISAGPMGDRLEGASRPGHFDGVLTVVGKLLHLTRPDAALFGQKDAQQVALVRRMVRDLNFGIDIVAVPTVREPDGLALSSRNRFLSAEERRTALALSRALFAGRDRHAAQEALRARAIEVPATHARAEALSALGEPRAAADAHAVATALPGTASAVRAAARQVLDEAARLTPPLALDYLALVDPADFTEIGDDHAGEAVLAVAARVGATRLIDNLPLTFGAAS, from the coding sequence ATGACCACCGCCCTGCTGCGCACCGCCGACGCCCTGCACGCGCGTACGCGCGCGGGCCGCCGCGCCGTCGTGATGACCATGGGAGCCCTGCACGAGGGCCACGCCACCCTCATCCGCACCGCCCGCGACCTCGCGGGCCCTGACGGCGAGGTCGTCGTCACCGTCTTCGTCAACCCCCTCCAGTTCGGCGCGGGCGAGGACCTCGACCGCTACCCGCGCACCCTCGACGCCGACCTGGAGATCGCCGAGCGGTGCGGCGCGGACGTCGTGTTCGCGCCCTCCGTCGACGAGGTCTACCCCGGCGGCGACCCCCAGGTCCGGATCAGCGCCGGCCCGATGGGCGACCGCCTGGAGGGCGCCTCGCGGCCCGGCCACTTCGACGGCGTCCTCACCGTCGTCGGCAAGCTCCTGCACCTCACCCGCCCCGACGCCGCCCTGTTCGGGCAGAAGGACGCCCAGCAGGTCGCCCTGGTCAGGCGCATGGTGCGGGACCTGAACTTCGGCATCGACATCGTCGCCGTGCCCACCGTCAGGGAGCCCGACGGACTGGCCCTGTCCAGCCGCAACCGCTTCCTGTCGGCCGAGGAGCGGCGCACCGCGCTCGCGCTGTCCCGCGCCCTGTTCGCCGGCCGCGACCGGCACGCCGCGCAGGAGGCCCTCCGCGCGCGTGCCATCGAGGTGCCCGCCACGCACGCGCGTGCCGAGGCGCTCAGCGCGCTCGGCGAACCCCGCGCCGCCGCCGACGCGCACGCCGTCGCGACCGCCCTGCCGGGCACCGCGTCCGCCGTCCGGGCCGCCGCCCGCCAGGTCCTCGACGAGGCCGCCCGGCTCACCCCGCCGCTCGCCCTCGACTACCTGGCGCTCGTCGACCCCGCCGACTTCACCGAGATCGGGGACGACCACGCGGGCGAGGCCGTCCTCGCCGTCGCCGCCCGGGTCGGCGCGACCCGGCTGATCGACAACCTCCCCCTGACCTTCGGAGCCGCCTCGTGA
- a CDS encoding L-aspartate oxidase, whose product MTSTGIRLHAPAPGWSIAADVVVVGSGVAGLTAALRCEAAGLRTVVVTKARLDDGSTRWAQGGIAAALGEGDTPQQHLDDTLVAGVGLCDEDAVRLLVTEGPDAVHRLIDTGAHFDESAEGRLALTREGGHHRRRIAHAGGDATGAEISRALVEAVVAHATGEPPAPPDGAGGPRPAGPRIIENALVLDLLTDAEGAAAGVSLHVMGEGQHDGVGAVHAPVVVLATGGMGQVFSATTNPSVSTGDGVALALRAGAEVSDLEFVQFHPTVLFLGLGAEGQQPLVSEAVRGEGAHLVDADGTRFMVGAHELAELAPRDIVAKGITRRMLEQGADHMFLDARHFGAAMWEQRFPTILAACRAHGIDPVTEPIPVAPAAHYASGGVRTDDRGRTTVPGLYACGEVACTGVHGANRLASNSLLEGLVYAERIAADITARHTAGGLPARVPVAHPAPADRPAHPLLAPEARLAVQRIMSEGAGVLRSADSLTRAADQLDQLHTEARVALEENGKTAEPGVDTWEATNLLSVARVLVAAALLREETRGCHWREDHAERDDTRWRRHIVVRLNPDRSLAVRTTDTSDFPPTRPSQRPQEQ is encoded by the coding sequence GTGACCAGCACAGGCATACGTCTGCACGCGCCCGCACCCGGCTGGTCCATCGCCGCGGACGTGGTCGTCGTCGGCTCGGGCGTCGCGGGGCTCACCGCCGCGCTGCGCTGCGAGGCGGCCGGGCTGCGCACGGTCGTCGTCACCAAGGCCCGCCTCGACGACGGCTCCACCCGCTGGGCCCAGGGCGGCATCGCCGCCGCCCTCGGCGAGGGCGACACCCCGCAGCAGCACCTGGACGACACCCTGGTGGCGGGCGTCGGCCTGTGCGACGAGGACGCGGTACGGCTCCTGGTGACCGAGGGCCCCGACGCCGTCCACCGGCTCATCGACACCGGCGCCCACTTCGACGAGTCCGCCGAAGGGCGCCTCGCGCTGACCCGCGAGGGCGGCCACCACCGGCGCCGGATCGCGCACGCGGGCGGCGACGCCACCGGCGCCGAGATCTCCCGCGCGCTCGTCGAGGCCGTCGTCGCGCACGCCACCGGCGAGCCGCCCGCGCCCCCGGACGGCGCCGGCGGCCCCCGCCCGGCGGGACCGCGCATCATCGAGAACGCGCTCGTCCTCGACCTGCTCACCGACGCCGAGGGCGCCGCGGCCGGCGTCTCCCTGCATGTGATGGGCGAGGGCCAGCACGACGGCGTGGGCGCCGTGCACGCCCCCGTGGTGGTCCTCGCGACCGGCGGCATGGGCCAGGTGTTCTCCGCCACCACCAACCCCTCCGTCTCCACCGGGGACGGCGTGGCGCTCGCGCTGCGGGCCGGCGCCGAGGTCTCCGACCTGGAGTTCGTGCAGTTCCACCCGACCGTGCTGTTCCTCGGCCTGGGCGCCGAGGGCCAGCAGCCGCTGGTCTCCGAGGCGGTCCGCGGCGAGGGCGCCCACCTGGTCGACGCCGACGGCACCCGCTTCATGGTGGGCGCCCACGAACTGGCCGAACTGGCGCCCCGTGACATCGTCGCCAAGGGCATCACCCGCCGGATGCTCGAACAGGGCGCCGACCACATGTTCCTCGACGCCAGGCACTTCGGCGCCGCCATGTGGGAGCAGCGGTTCCCGACGATCCTGGCCGCCTGCCGCGCCCACGGCATCGACCCGGTGACCGAGCCGATCCCGGTCGCCCCGGCCGCGCACTACGCCTCAGGGGGCGTGCGCACCGACGACCGCGGCCGCACCACCGTGCCCGGCCTGTACGCGTGCGGCGAGGTCGCCTGCACCGGCGTGCACGGCGCGAACCGGCTCGCCTCCAACTCCCTCCTCGAAGGGCTCGTCTACGCCGAGCGGATCGCCGCCGACATCACCGCCCGGCACACCGCGGGCGGCCTCCCCGCGCGCGTGCCCGTCGCCCACCCCGCCCCCGCCGACCGCCCCGCCCACCCGCTGCTCGCCCCCGAGGCCCGCCTCGCCGTCCAGCGGATCATGTCCGAGGGCGCGGGCGTCCTGCGCTCCGCCGACTCCCTCACCCGCGCCGCCGACCAGCTCGATCAGCTGCACACCGAGGCGCGCGTCGCCCTGGAGGAGAACGGCAAGACCGCCGAGCCCGGCGTCGACACCTGGGAGGCCACCAACCTGCTGTCGGTGGCCAGGGTGCTGGTCGCCGCGGCCCTGCTGCGCGAGGAGACCCGCGGCTGCCACTGGCGCGAGGACCACGCCGAGCGCGACGACACCCGGTGGCGCCGGCACATCGTCGTACGGCTGAATCCCGACCGGTCACTGGCCGTGCGGACCACGGACACCTCAGACTTCCCCCCTACCCGGCCGTCCCAGCGCCCCCAGGAGCAGTGA
- the nadC gene encoding carboxylating nicotinate-nucleotide diphosphorylase — MSTPDLPLVSSGGCGDGCACGADGDPDAGYAEYMECGLDPALAELLTEAGLDPVEVEDIANVALQEDLAGGVDVTTVATIPEDAVATADFTAREAGVVAGLRVAEAVLSVVCEDEFEVERHVEDGASVAAGQKLLSVTTRTRDLLTAERSALNLLCRMSGIATATRAWARALEGTRAQVRDTRKTTPGLRALEKYAVRCGGGVNHRMSLSDAALVKDNHVVAAGGVAQAFKAVREAFPELAIEVEVDTLHQLREVVDAGADLILLDNFTPGECEEAVAVVHGRAALEASGRLTLGNAAAYAATGVDYLAVGALTHSSPILDIGLDLRAAE; from the coding sequence GTGAGCACCCCCGACCTTCCCCTCGTGTCGTCAGGCGGCTGTGGCGACGGCTGTGCCTGTGGCGCGGACGGCGACCCCGACGCGGGGTACGCCGAGTACATGGAGTGCGGGCTCGACCCCGCCCTCGCCGAGCTGCTGACCGAAGCCGGACTCGACCCCGTCGAGGTCGAGGACATCGCCAACGTCGCCCTCCAGGAGGACCTGGCCGGCGGGGTGGACGTGACGACGGTCGCGACCATCCCCGAGGACGCCGTCGCCACCGCCGACTTCACCGCCAGGGAGGCGGGCGTCGTCGCCGGGCTGCGGGTCGCCGAGGCGGTCCTCTCCGTGGTGTGCGAGGACGAGTTCGAGGTGGAGCGGCACGTCGAGGACGGCGCGAGCGTGGCGGCCGGACAGAAGCTCCTGTCGGTCACCACCCGCACCCGCGACCTGCTCACCGCCGAACGCAGCGCGCTCAACCTGCTGTGCCGGATGTCCGGCATCGCGACCGCCACGCGCGCGTGGGCGCGGGCCCTCGAGGGCACCCGCGCGCAGGTGCGCGACACCCGCAAGACCACGCCCGGCCTGCGCGCCCTGGAGAAGTACGCGGTGCGCTGCGGCGGCGGCGTCAACCACCGCATGTCGCTGTCCGACGCCGCGCTGGTCAAGGACAACCACGTGGTCGCCGCCGGCGGGGTCGCGCAGGCCTTCAAGGCGGTGCGCGAGGCGTTCCCCGAGCTGGCGATCGAGGTCGAGGTCGACACCCTGCACCAGCTGCGCGAGGTCGTCGACGCGGGCGCCGATCTCATCCTTCTGGACAACTTCACCCCCGGCGAGTGCGAGGAGGCGGTGGCCGTCGTGCACGGCCGCGCCGCCCTGGAGGCGTCGGGACGGCTGACCCTCGGCAACGCCGCCGCGTACGCCGCCACCGGCGTCGACTACCTCGCCGTCGGAGCACTGACCCACTCCTCGCCGATCCTGGACATCGGCCTCGACCTGCGCGCGGCGGAGTAG
- a CDS encoding type III pantothenate kinase, with translation MLLTIDVGNTQTTLGLFDGEDIVEHWRISTDPRRTADELAVLLQGLMGMHPLLGDELGDGIDGIAICATVPSVLHELREVTRRYYGDVPAVLVEPGVKTGVPILTDNPKEVGADRIINAVAAVELYGGPAIVVDFGTATTFDAVSARGEYVGGVISPGIEISVEALGARGAQLRKIEVARPRSVIGKNTVEAMQAGIVFGFAGQVDGVVARMARELATDPDEVTVIATGGLAPMVLGEASVIDEHEPWLTLIGLRLVYERNVSRM, from the coding sequence ATGCTGCTCACCATCGACGTGGGGAACACCCAGACCACCCTCGGCCTCTTCGACGGCGAGGACATCGTCGAGCACTGGCGGATCTCCACGGACCCCCGCCGCACCGCCGACGAGCTGGCCGTCCTCCTCCAGGGCCTGATGGGCATGCACCCGCTGCTCGGCGACGAGCTGGGCGACGGCATCGACGGCATCGCCATCTGCGCCACCGTGCCGTCCGTGCTGCACGAGCTGCGCGAGGTGACCCGCCGCTACTACGGTGACGTGCCCGCCGTCCTCGTCGAACCCGGCGTCAAGACCGGCGTGCCGATCCTCACGGACAACCCGAAGGAGGTCGGCGCCGACCGCATCATCAACGCGGTGGCGGCGGTCGAGCTGTACGGCGGCCCGGCGATCGTCGTCGACTTCGGCACGGCGACCACGTTCGACGCGGTCAGCGCGCGCGGCGAGTACGTCGGCGGGGTGATCTCGCCCGGCATCGAGATCTCCGTCGAGGCGCTCGGCGCGCGCGGCGCCCAGCTCCGCAAGATCGAGGTGGCCCGGCCGCGCAGCGTGATCGGCAAGAACACCGTCGAGGCCATGCAGGCGGGCATCGTCTTCGGCTTCGCGGGCCAGGTCGACGGCGTCGTCGCCCGGATGGCCCGCGAACTCGCCACCGACCCCGACGAGGTCACGGTGATCGCCACCGGCGGGCTCGCCCCCATGGTGCTGGGCGAGGCGTCGGTGATCGACGAGCACGAGCCCTGGCTGACCCTGATCGGACTGCGGCTGGTCTACGAGCGGAACGTCTCCCGGATGTGA
- a CDS encoding BlaI/MecI/CopY family transcriptional regulator produces the protein MGELEDAVMTRVWKWNRPVTVREVLEDLQQERTIAYTTVMTVLDNLHQKGWVRREAEGRAYRYEAVSTRAAYAAALMNDAWSHSDNPAAALVAFFGMMSDEQRQALSDAVRIVQGPETPEAENQNPGSAPVDPGR, from the coding sequence TTGGGAGAACTCGAAGACGCGGTCATGACGCGGGTGTGGAAGTGGAACCGCCCGGTGACCGTTCGAGAAGTCCTGGAAGACCTTCAGCAGGAACGGACCATCGCCTACACCACGGTGATGACCGTTTTGGACAATCTCCATCAGAAGGGCTGGGTGCGCCGTGAGGCGGAAGGCCGGGCCTATCGATATGAGGCCGTCTCCACCAGGGCCGCCTACGCCGCCGCCCTGATGAACGACGCCTGGTCGCACAGTGACAACCCGGCCGCCGCTCTCGTCGCGTTCTTCGGGATGATGAGCGACGAACAGCGACAGGCCCTCAGCGACGCCGTACGGATCGTCCAGGGACCGGAAACCCCGGAAGCCGAGAACCAGAACCCCGGCTCGGCACCCGTCGACCCCGGGCGATAG
- a CDS encoding amino-acid N-acetyltransferase has translation MSAERPEGTEVSAKAITVRRARTSDVTAVRRLLDAYVRDRILLDKATVTLYEDIQEFWVAERDDNAEVVGAGALHVMWEDLAEVRTLAVKPGLKGAGVGHQLLEKLLHTARWLGVRRVFCLTFEVDFFGKHGFVEIGETPVDTDVYAELLRSYDEGVAEFLGLERVKPNTLGNSRMLLHL, from the coding sequence ATGTCAGCAGAGCGCCCCGAAGGCACCGAAGTCAGCGCTAAAGCCATCACCGTCAGGCGGGCCCGCACCAGCGATGTCACGGCCGTACGACGTCTCCTAGACGCCTACGTCCGCGACCGCATCCTGCTCGACAAAGCGACGGTCACGCTTTACGAGGACATCCAGGAGTTCTGGGTCGCCGAACGGGACGACAACGCCGAGGTGGTCGGCGCCGGCGCCCTGCACGTGATGTGGGAAGACCTCGCGGAAGTGCGCACTCTGGCCGTGAAGCCGGGGCTGAAGGGCGCAGGTGTGGGGCACCAGCTGCTGGAGAAGTTGCTGCACACCGCGCGATGGCTCGGCGTTCGGCGCGTTTTCTGCCTCACCTTCGAAGTCGACTTCTTCGGCAAGCACGGCTTCGTCGAGATCGGCGAGACGCCCGTCGACACGGATGTCTACGCGGAGCTGCTGCGTTCCTATGACGAGGGCGTGGCGGAGTTCCTCGGTCTCGAACGGGTGAAACCGAACACCTTGGGCAACAGCCGGATGCTTCTGCATCTGTGA
- a CDS encoding histone-like nucleoid-structuring protein Lsr2, with product MAQKVQVLLVDDLDGGEADETVTFALDGKTYEIDLTTANADKLRGLLDAYVKGGRRTGGRSSGGRGKARVAAGGSQDTALIRAWAKENGYEVNDRGRVPASIREAYEKANG from the coding sequence GTGGCACAGAAGGTTCAGGTCCTTCTTGTCGATGACCTCGACGGCGGCGAGGCGGACGAGACCGTGACGTTCGCGTTGGACGGCAAGACGTACGAGATTGATCTCACGACCGCCAATGCGGACAAGCTCCGCGGTCTTCTGGACGCTTACGTGAAGGGCGGCCGGCGTACCGGTGGCCGTTCCTCGGGCGGCCGTGGAAAGGCGCGCGTCGCCGCGGGCGGCAGCCAGGACACCGCGCTGATCCGCGCCTGGGCGAAGGAGAACGGCTACGAGGTCAACGACCGCGGCCGCGTCCCGGCGTCCATCCGCGAGGCCTACGAGAAGGCCAACGGCTGA
- a CDS encoding SCO3374 family protein has protein sequence MVGSLRPVTPPLPTDPGAVPLPRRPLDPSAGPAGAVRRWYENELGWPTVPASPGLPVRLVVGPRFDVLEVPAEAGLAALRHLAAGSPVAVQGGRMRLLLAAGCAEEVPGVLAWLEWGALPLDLTAVGEGGLMDAPAPPAPGTAARPGPGSVVRGPDALQGAAVWMRPPEPGCEVDASLPVMPAVGGGGEAPDLVRIVDTVATQCHRLRLRRSRA, from the coding sequence ATGGTTGGCAGCCTCCGTCCGGTCACTCCACCCCTTCCTACGGATCCCGGCGCCGTTCCGCTCCCGCGCCGGCCCCTCGATCCCAGCGCCGGGCCCGCGGGCGCCGTCCGCCGTTGGTACGAGAACGAACTGGGCTGGCCGACCGTGCCCGCGTCGCCCGGATTGCCGGTGCGGCTCGTGGTGGGCCCGCGCTTCGACGTCCTGGAGGTGCCGGCCGAGGCGGGCCTGGCCGCGCTGCGGCATCTGGCGGCGGGCTCCCCGGTGGCCGTGCAGGGCGGCCGGATGCGGCTGCTGCTGGCGGCGGGCTGCGCGGAGGAGGTGCCGGGGGTGCTGGCCTGGCTGGAGTGGGGGGCGCTGCCGCTGGATCTGACGGCGGTCGGGGAGGGCGGCCTGATGGACGCTCCCGCGCCGCCCGCACCGGGCACGGCGGCGCGGCCGGGGCCGGGGTCCGTCGTGCGGGGCCCGGACGCTCTGCAGGGGGCCGCCGTCTGGATGCGGCCCCCCGAGCCTGGGTGCGAGGTGGATGCCTCGCTGCCGGTCATGCCGGCCGTGGGGGGCGGTGGGGAAGCCCCCGATCTCGTACGGATCGTGGACACGGTGGCCACGCAGTGCCACCGGCTGCGGCTGCGGCGCTCGCGCGCCTGA
- a CDS encoding ATP-dependent Clp protease ATP-binding subunit, with amino-acid sequence MFERFTDRARRVVVLAQEEARMLNHNYIGTEHILLGLIHEGEGVAAKALESLGISLEAVRQQVEEIIGQGQQAPSGHIPFTPRAKKVLELSLREALQLGHNYIGTEHILLGLIREGEGVAAQVLVKLGADLNRVRQQVIQLLSGYQGKETATAGGPAEGTPSTSLVLDQFGRNLTQAARESKLDPVIGREKEIERVMQVLSRRTKNNPVLIGEPGVGKTAVVEGLAQAIVKGEVPETLKDKHLYTLDLGALVAGSRYRGDFEERLKKVLKEIRTRGDIILFIDELHTLVGAGAAEGAIDAASILKPMLARGELQTIGATTLDEYRKHLEKDAALERRFQPIQVAEPSLPHTIEILKGLRDRYEAHHRVSITDEALVQAATLADRYISDRFLPDKAIDLIDEAGSRMRIRRMTAPPDLREFDEKIAGVRRDKESAIDSQDFEKAASLRDKEKQLLAAKAKREKEWKAGDMDVVAEVDGELIAEVLATATGIPVFKLTEEESSRLLRMEDELHKRVIGQVDAVKALSKAIRRTRAGLKDPKRPGGSFIFAGPSGVGKTELSKALAEFLFGDEDALISLDMSEFSEKHTVSRLFGSPPGYVGYEEGGQLTEKVRRKPFSVVLFDEVEKAHPDIFNSLLQILEDGRLTDSQGRVVDFKNTVIIMTTNLGTRDISKGFNLGFAASGDTKTNYERMKNKVSDELKQHFRPEFLNRVDDVVVFPQLTQADILRIVDLMVGKVDERLKDRDMGIELSSSAKELLSKKGYDPVLGARPLRRTIQREIEDTLSEKILFGELRPGHIVVVDTEGEGDAKTFTFRGEEKSALPDVPPIEQAAGGAGPNLSKDV; translated from the coding sequence ATGTTCGAGAGGTTCACCGACCGCGCGCGGCGGGTTGTCGTCCTGGCTCAGGAAGAAGCCCGGATGCTCAACCACAACTACATCGGCACCGAGCACATCCTCCTGGGCCTGATCCACGAGGGTGAGGGTGTCGCCGCCAAGGCCCTTGAGAGCCTCGGGATTTCGCTCGAGGCGGTCCGCCAGCAGGTGGAGGAGATCATCGGCCAGGGCCAGCAGGCCCCGTCCGGGCACATCCCCTTCACCCCCCGTGCCAAGAAGGTCCTGGAGCTGTCGCTCCGCGAGGCCCTTCAGCTCGGCCACAACTACATCGGCACGGAGCACATCCTGCTCGGCCTGATCCGTGAGGGCGAGGGCGTCGCCGCCCAGGTCCTGGTCAAGCTGGGTGCCGACCTCAACCGGGTGCGGCAGCAGGTCATCCAGCTGCTCTCCGGCTACCAGGGCAAGGAGACCGCCACCGCGGGCGGGCCTGCCGAGGGCACCCCCTCGACGTCCCTGGTCCTCGACCAGTTCGGCCGCAACCTCACCCAGGCCGCCCGTGAGTCCAAGCTCGACCCGGTCATCGGGCGCGAGAAGGAGATCGAGCGGGTCATGCAGGTGCTGTCCCGCCGCACCAAGAACAACCCGGTGCTGATCGGTGAGCCCGGCGTCGGCAAGACCGCCGTCGTCGAGGGCCTCGCGCAGGCCATCGTCAAGGGCGAGGTGCCCGAGACCCTCAAGGACAAGCACCTCTACACCCTGGACCTCGGCGCGCTGGTCGCCGGCTCCCGCTACCGCGGTGACTTCGAGGAGCGCCTGAAGAAGGTCCTCAAGGAGATCCGCACCCGCGGCGACATCATCCTGTTCATCGACGAGCTGCACACGCTGGTCGGTGCGGGTGCCGCCGAGGGCGCCATCGACGCCGCCTCGATCCTCAAGCCGATGCTGGCCCGCGGTGAGCTCCAGACCATCGGCGCCACCACGCTGGACGAGTACCGCAAGCACCTGGAGAAGGACGCCGCCCTCGAGCGCCGCTTCCAGCCCATCCAGGTCGCGGAGCCGTCGCTGCCGCACACCATCGAGATCCTCAAGGGCCTCCGGGACCGCTACGAGGCCCACCACCGGGTCTCCATCACCGACGAGGCGCTGGTCCAGGCCGCCACCCTGGCCGACCGGTACATCTCGGACCGCTTCCTGCCGGACAAGGCGATCGACCTGATCGACGAGGCCGGATCCCGGATGCGCATCCGCCGGATGACCGCGCCGCCGGACCTCCGCGAGTTCGACGAGAAGATCGCCGGTGTCCGCCGGGACAAGGAGTCCGCGATCGACTCGCAGGACTTCGAGAAGGCCGCCTCCCTCCGCGACAAGGAGAAGCAGCTCCTGGCCGCCAAGGCCAAGCGGGAGAAGGAGTGGAAGGCCGGCGACATGGACGTCGTCGCCGAGGTCGACGGCGAGCTGATCGCCGAGGTCCTCGCCACCGCCACCGGCATCCCGGTCTTCAAGCTGACCGAGGAGGAGTCCTCGCGCCTGCTGCGCATGGAGGACGAGCTGCACAAGCGGGTCATCGGCCAGGTCGACGCCGTCAAGGCGCTGTCGAAGGCGATCCGCCGTACGCGCGCCGGTCTGAAGGACCCGAAGCGCCCCGGTGGCTCGTTCATCTTCGCCGGCCCGTCCGGTGTAGGTAAGACCGAGCTGTCCAAGGCGCTCGCCGAGTTCCTCTTCGGCGACGAGGACGCGCTGATCTCCCTCGACATGTCGGAGTTCAGCGAGAAGCACACGGTCTCGCGGCTGTTCGGTTCGCCCCCCGGCTACGTGGGCTACGAAGAGGGCGGCCAGCTGACCGAGAAGGTCCGCCGCAAGCCGTTCTCCGTGGTCCTCTTCGACGAGGTCGAGAAGGCCCACCCGGACATCTTCAACTCGCTGCTGCAGATCCTGGAGGACGGTCGCCTGACCGACTCCCAGGGCCGGGTCGTGGACTTCAAGAACACGGTCATCATCATGACGACCAACCTCGGCACCCGGGACATCTCCAAGGGCTTCAACCTGGGCTTCGCCGCCTCCGGCGACACGAAGACCAACTACGAGCGCATGAAGAACAAGGTGTCGGACGAGCTGAAGCAGCACTTCCGCCCCGAGTTCCTCAACCGCGTCGACGACGTGGTCGTCTTCCCGCAGCTCACCCAGGCCGACATCCTGCGGATCGTCGACCTGATGGTCGGCAAGGTGGACGAGCGCCTGAAGGACCGGGACATGGGCATCGAGCTGTCCTCGTCCGCCAAGGAGCTGCTGTCCAAGAAGGGCTACGACCCGGTGCTCGGCGCGCGTCCGCTGCGGCGCACGATCCAGCGCGAGATCGAGGACACGCTGTCGGAGAAGATCCTCTTCGGCGAGCTGCGTCCCGGTCACATCGTGGTCGTGGACACGGAGGGCGAGGGCGACGCCAAGACCTTCACCTTCCGGGGTGAGGAGAAGTCGGCGCTGCCCGACGTCCCGCCGATCGAGCAGGCGGCCGGTGGAGCCGGACCGAACCTGAGCAAGGACGTGTGA
- a CDS encoding HAD family acid phosphatase, with protein MTSRRPRAHRIADIAVIAVTVSALAALAAPAEAATSGTTGAAAADVDHATWQRDCRAVMDQALPYLEQRIAAARPGERQAIVFDVDNTTLETDFGFSFPQPANKPVLDVAAYAQRHGVSLFFVTARPGIIAAPTEWNLAHDGYQVAGLSVRGLIDLFKDVAAYKTAQRVAIENRGYTIIANIGNSASDLSGGHAEKTFKLPDYDGQLS; from the coding sequence ATGACGAGCCGACGCCCCCGGGCGCACCGCATCGCCGACATCGCCGTCATCGCCGTCACCGTCTCCGCGCTGGCGGCCCTGGCGGCCCCCGCCGAGGCGGCGACCAGCGGCACCACCGGCGCCGCCGCGGCGGACGTCGACCACGCGACCTGGCAGCGGGACTGCCGGGCCGTGATGGACCAGGCGCTGCCCTACCTGGAGCAGCGGATCGCCGCCGCCAGGCCCGGCGAGCGGCAGGCGATCGTCTTCGACGTCGACAACACCACCCTGGAGACGGATTTCGGCTTCAGCTTCCCGCAGCCCGCCAACAAGCCCGTCCTGGACGTCGCCGCCTACGCGCAGCGGCACGGCGTCTCGCTGTTCTTCGTGACCGCCAGGCCCGGCATCATCGCCGCGCCCACCGAGTGGAACCTCGCGCACGACGGCTACCAGGTCGCCGGCCTCTCCGTGCGCGGCCTGATCGACCTCTTCAAGGACGTCGCCGCCTACAAGACCGCGCAGCGCGTCGCCATCGAGAACAGGGGCTACACGATCATCGCGAACATCGGCAACAGCGCGAGCGACCTGTCGGGCGGGCACGCCGAGAAGACGTTCAAGCTGCCGGACTACGACGGGCAACTGTCGTAG
- a CDS encoding M23 family metallopeptidase encodes MSSRVSSRSARTSTLRARATVLAAGLGVSVALGAGVAVAADTTAVSGTANAVAAQATAQAKAAKATQATAEKKAAQKAAVRKAAAKKAVSWTAPVKKYTLSASFAQAGGMWNSTHSGQDFAVAIGTDVRAAHGGTVVKAGGNGAGDGPAYGNAIVIKHGNGTYSQYAHLSRIDVKVGQVVKTDQHIARSGNTGNSSGPHLHFEIRTTPNYGSAVNPVAFLRTVGVKV; translated from the coding sequence ATGTCTTCGCGCGTCTCGTCCCGTTCCGCCCGCACGTCCACGCTCCGCGCTCGTGCGACCGTCCTGGCCGCCGGCCTCGGAGTATCGGTCGCGCTGGGTGCCGGGGTCGCGGTCGCCGCCGACACCACCGCCGTCTCCGGCACGGCGAACGCCGTCGCCGCCCAGGCCACCGCGCAGGCCAAGGCCGCGAAGGCCACGCAGGCCACCGCCGAGAAGAAGGCGGCCCAGAAGGCCGCCGTGCGGAAGGCCGCCGCCAAGAAGGCCGTGTCCTGGACCGCGCCGGTCAAGAAGTACACGCTCTCCGCGAGCTTCGCCCAGGCCGGCGGCATGTGGAACTCCACCCACAGCGGCCAGGACTTCGCCGTGGCCATCGGCACCGATGTGCGCGCCGCGCACGGCGGCACCGTCGTCAAGGCCGGCGGCAACGGCGCCGGTGACGGGCCCGCCTACGGCAACGCCATCGTCATCAAGCACGGCAACGGCACGTACTCGCAGTACGCCCACCTGTCCCGGATCGACGTGAAGGTCGGCCAGGTCGTCAAGACCGACCAGCACATCGCCCGCTCCGGCAACACGGGCAACTCCAGCGGCCCGCACCTGCACTTCGAGATCCGGACCACCCCGAACTACGGCTCCGCCGTCAACCCGGTCGCCTTCCTGCGGACCGTGGGTGTGAAGGTCTGA